In a single window of the Amycolatopsis sp. cg5 genome:
- a CDS encoding AAA family ATPase, translated as MSRSRAGEVYEAIARNVQGVIRGKPEVVRLAVAALFAEGHLLIEDVPGLGKTTLARCLARSIGGSWNRIQFTPDLLPGDITGVTVYHQKDERFAFHPGGIFANIVVADEINRGTPKTQSALLEVMAERRVTVDAVGHEVPRPFLVIATQNPIEMEGTYRLPEAQLDRFLMRLSVGYPDLESEVFVIMSDCAGVTPDDLPAVVDVQTLRAAITEVRSSHLDRAVVEYAARLAAATREHTAVRFGASPRGSIALVRAGQALAATDGRQFVTPDDIKAAAVPVLAHRLVLTAEAELDRRGAADIVSDVLAATPAPSISTV; from the coding sequence GTGAGCAGGTCCAGGGCAGGCGAGGTCTACGAGGCGATCGCGCGCAACGTGCAGGGCGTGATCCGCGGGAAGCCGGAGGTGGTGCGTCTCGCCGTCGCCGCGTTGTTCGCCGAGGGGCATCTGCTGATCGAGGACGTGCCGGGGCTGGGCAAGACGACGCTGGCCCGGTGCCTCGCGCGCAGCATCGGCGGCAGCTGGAACCGCATCCAGTTCACGCCGGACCTGCTGCCGGGCGACATCACCGGCGTCACCGTCTACCACCAGAAGGACGAGCGGTTCGCCTTCCATCCCGGCGGGATCTTCGCGAACATCGTGGTGGCCGACGAGATCAACCGCGGCACGCCGAAGACGCAGTCCGCGCTGCTGGAGGTGATGGCCGAGCGGCGGGTCACGGTCGACGCGGTCGGGCACGAGGTGCCGAGGCCGTTCCTGGTCATCGCCACCCAGAACCCGATCGAGATGGAGGGCACCTACCGGCTGCCGGAGGCGCAGCTCGACCGGTTCCTGATGCGGCTGAGCGTCGGCTACCCCGACCTCGAGTCCGAGGTGTTCGTGATCATGAGCGACTGCGCGGGCGTCACCCCGGACGACCTGCCCGCCGTCGTCGACGTGCAGACGTTGCGGGCCGCCATCACCGAGGTCCGATCGTCGCATTTGGACAGAGCCGTCGTCGAATACGCCGCCAGGCTGGCCGCCGCGACGCGCGAGCACACCGCCGTGCGCTTCGGCGCGAGCCCGCGCGGCAGCATCGCGCTCGTGCGTGCCGGGCAGGCGCTCGCCGCGACCGATGGCCGCCAGTTCGTCACCCCCGACGACATCAAGGCCGCCGCCGTGCCCGTGCTCGCGCATCGGCTGGTGCTCACCGCCGAGGCCGAACTCGACCGGCGGGGCGCCGCCGACATCGTCTCCGATGTGCTCGCGGCGACGCCGGCGCCGTCGATTTCGACCGTCTAA